The following proteins are encoded in a genomic region of Longimicrobiales bacterium:
- a CDS encoding DUF423 domain-containing protein, with protein sequence MRLFFVLGSVFAGLAVLFGAFGAHALRTALSPADLATFEIGVRYQLAHALALFVVAWASTQWEAPTVAWAGWAFVVGIIIFSGSLYVLVLSGMRWLGAITPIGGVALIIGWVLLAWTAIRN encoded by the coding sequence ATGAGGCTCTTCTTCGTACTCGGGTCGGTCTTCGCCGGCCTGGCTGTGCTCTTCGGGGCGTTCGGGGCGCATGCCCTCCGGACTGCGCTTTCACCCGCTGACCTAGCGACGTTCGAAATCGGGGTGAGGTACCAGTTGGCGCACGCACTTGCACTGTTCGTCGTCGCGTGGGCCTCGACTCAATGGGAAGCACCAACCGTCGCCTGGGCTGGCTGGGCCTTCGTCGTCGGGATCATCATTTTCTCGGGGAGTCTCTATGTGCTCGTATTGTCAGGAATGCGGTGGCTCGGAGCTATCACCCCGATCGGCGGGGTCGCCCTCATTATCGGATGGGTACTCCTGGCATGGACGGCGATACGAAATTGA